A region from the Candidatus Brocadia sinica JPN1 genome encodes:
- a CDS encoding DNA adenine methylase: MFFKLHPPSAILSDINCELVETFIAVRDHPKAVYNNLEHLPRGQNNYYKIREQEIKKMNLMERAARFIFLNRFCFNGLYRTNENGQFNVPFSAFRHQVQVIFLLYLIFITILAH, from the coding sequence ATTTTTTTTAAATTACATCCACCATCAGCTATTCTTAGTGATATAAATTGTGAATTAGTAGAAACTTTTATTGCCGTAAGAGATCATCCCAAAGCTGTATACAATAATTTAGAGCATTTACCCCGTGGTCAAAATAACTACTATAAAATTAGGGAACAAGAAATCAAAAAAATGAATCTTATGGAACGAGCAGCACGTTTTATTTTTCTTAATAGATTTTGCTTTAATGGTTTATATCGAACAAACGAAAATGGGCAGTTCAACGTCCCTTTTTCGGCATTTCGGCATCAGGTACAGGTGATATTCCTTCTTTATCT